The genome window TCACTATCATTTTCTATTTTTTTATTGTTCAATAATTTTTGAAAAGATGTTTCTTTTTCATGTTCTACAGGAAGGGATTCTTTAGCAAACTTATTGGTATCTTTTGCAAACCTATTTGTTTCTTTTGAGTTTTTCGCGGAGTCATACTTTGTTCCAGTAGAAAAATTATCCTCAATTTCATTTTTGGGACTGTTTGTTGCCCCGAAAGTAATGAGTTGGGTAGATTTGGGAGTATTTTGGATCATATCCTCTTCCCTCTTTTTAAAACTTTATCTTCATGATTTAAAGTAGCGAAGAATTCCAAAAAACTTTAGTCCCGAACTTGCCGTTTAAAAAAGTTGTGGCTTAGGTAAGAAGCAATGGAAATGTCAGAGCTTTTTTGGGCAAAATAGACCAATCCAATTCCTTCTTATTTTTTTTATTCAGTAATTTCAATATATTAATAAATATTCGTTTTTTTTCCTGGATTTTAATTCCTAGTATTTTTTCCCCTACCTGCTAGGATTTCTAAGAAAAAAAAGGATTGACTTTGACACCAAGCTTTTTTATTGTCACCCACTTGCCAAAGGCAGTGATGTGAGCCAACTTTACGCCAAATAAAGCGGCTCTTTTAAGAACAAACGGCTACATACTAGGAAAGGTTTCGTATGCCAACCATTAACCAGCTTGTTGCTAGCGGTCGTAAGCCAAATCCTTACCGCAGCAAATCTCCAGCACTTAAAGAGTGCCCACAACGTCGTGGCGTTTGTACACGCGTTTACACTACTACACCTAAAAAGCCGAACTCTGCGATTCGTAAAGTTGCAAAGGTACGCTTAACTACTGGTATCGAAGTTATTTCGTATATCCCTGGTGAAGGTCACAACCTTCAAGAGCACTCTGTTGTTCTTGTTCGTGGTGGTCGTGTAAAAGACTTACCTGGTGTTCGTTATCACATTGTACGCGGAGCTCTTGACACTACTGGTGTTGCAAAGCGTCGTCAATCTCGTTCTCTTTATGGCGCAAAACGTCCTAAAGGTGGTGCTGCAGCTGCAGAACCAGCAAAAAAAGGTAAGAAATAATTAAGTAATTTTATTACTTAAAAAAGGAGAGATCCCCTACTCCCTGCCTGCAATAGGGCAAACTTAGCGGACAGAGACTTGGCAAAATGAATTGCAAGTTTTTGAGTAAAGGTTTTTGAAACTTTGAAGTTTCTCTTATTAAAAAGGAATCTAAACTATGGCACGTAGACGTCGCCCTATAAAACGTGAAGTACTACCAGATCCAGTATTTGGCGATATTTTAGTAACAAAATTCATCAACTGTATGATGGAAGATGGTAAAAAAAGTGCTGCAGAAAAAATTTTTTACGGTGCAATTGAAATCGTAAGCCAAAAAACTCAAGGCGAAGAAGCAATTGCAGTGTTCAAACGCGCTCTTGAAAATCTTAAACCACAAGTTGAAGTAAGAACACGCCGTGTTGGTGGTTCTAACTACCAAATTCCAGTAGAAGTACGTCCAGAACGCAGACAAGCTCTTGCACTTCGTTGGCTTATTTCCTATTCTCGTTTGAGAAATGAAAAATCCATGCGTGACAAATTAGCTGCTGAAATTGTAGATGCTGCTAACCGTCGTGGCGCTGCTATCAAGAAACGTGAAGATGTTCACAAAATGGCAGAAGCAAACAAAGCTTTCGCTCACTATCGTTTCTAATTTTAACATTCTGCGTCAGTTTGTTTTTACATCTTTTTTTGGCAAAAAGGCTCACAAATTTTTTGTGAGCCTTTTTTATTTAAATAAATTCTATTAAAATGAAAAGGCTTGATCATAAATGGGAGAATTGCATGAAATTAAAAAATTTATGTTTTCTTATTCTTTTACTATTATCCCAACTAAGCTTTGCTGAAGAAAAAAAGAATTTTGGAAAGATATACGCTCGTGCTGATCTCTGGTGCCCCTTTAACTGTAAACATAATGATGAAAATCCTGGATATCTCGTAGAAATATTGCAAAAAGCATTTGGAAAAGAAAATATAAAATATGAAACAATGAATTGGGCCAGAGCAATAAGTGAAACAAGAAGTGGAACTTACGATCTTATTATAGCTGCATCAAAAGATGATGCTCCTGACTTTCCATTATCAATTCAAATAGGAAAAAGCAGAAACTGTTTTTTTGCTCTTGAAAAGAGAAATATAAAGTTTGTTGATTTAAAATCCCTAGAAAAATTAAAATTAGGTGTTGCAAAAGATTATTCTTATTACAAAGAGTTAGATGAATATATTGCCAAAAATAAAGAAAATGAAAATAAAATTAATGAATCATTTGGTGATATTGTATTAGAAAAATTTATCACTAAATTAACACAACAAGAAATTGATGCTTTTGTTGAAGATCCCGTAGTGGTCAAATATTTTTTAAAACAAAATCAAGATATCACTGTACAGATAAAAACAATTGGTTGCGGAAACACCACTGATCTTTATTTTGGATTTGCTCCGAACAAAAAAGAATCAACAGAAAGAATTTTGCAAGTTAATAAAACAGTAAAAGAAATGATAAAAAGTGGAGAAATGGAAAAATTAGTAAAAAAATATGGGATTTTAAAGTGGTATTAAGTTGCAATAGTTATGAAATTACAAAGAAAAAGTTGAAGATAAAAAATATCTTCAACTTAAAATTTTATGCCGCTTCTTTTTGACTTTCATCTTTCAGTTTTTGTTTATAGTTTTTCACTAAACTTACAACAATATTAACTATAGCAAGGACAATAATTACTGGATAAAAGAATTCCAATATAGGTGCCATAAATGCCATAATTCCAGTAAAATCTGTTAATGCTATTACATACGTAACAGCTAGACATAAAAGAAGCGTAAGCGTTCTTCTTCCATTTAATGGTTTGATCTTACTTTTCAAAAAATCTACTGAAACTGACGTAAGAGCAACAGCAGTTGTTAAGCATGAAACAACTAAAGTAAAAGAAATTAAATAATCAGAGGCCTCACCTAATGCTATTCGTGCAATATTAGGTAATATTTGAGGGCCTGGCAAATGCGAAACTTGACTAGAATAGGCAGCCCCTAAATAAACAAGCGCTATATAAACTAACATTAAAAGAAACATTCCCAAAGACATGGCAAGTAAAGTTGATTTATAAGGAATTTTATCGCTGTTTTCTGGTTTAAAGTAATAAACTAAGCTCACACCAAAGAAAATAGCAGCCATTAAGTCCATAGTATTGTAACCTTCAAAAAACCCTGCTTTGAAGGCATTTAAAGGAGTTGTTTGACTTGTTGCTATTAAAACTTCACTCGATGAAGTAGCAAAGTATAAAGAGCCCCCAATCACTAAGGCCAAAGCTCCTAGCTTAAAAGGAGTAAAATATTTCCCAATAATATCAACAATTTTTCTATCACTAATGGTAGCTAATAATATTACCCCAACGCAACACAAAGCAAAAATCCAAAGGGGAGTGCTTGGAGCAAAGGATTGCCAAGCTCCGTATCCCACTGTAATGCAACGCGGAACAACACCAAATGGGCCAATCAACAAAAGAATCAGAAAAGGTAAAATCCATGCACCTTTTTTGCCAAACCATCTAAAAAAGGCATCTTGTGAGCCTTTTAAAAAAGTTAAAGCGACCAAACCAAGCAAAGGAACCACGACACCGGTAATGGATAAGCCCACAGCTGAAAAAATCCAGTTGGATTGTGTGTCACTACCCATTTTTAAAGGAAATACAAGATTTCCTGAGCCGAAAAACATAGCAAAAGCGGCAAAACCAGCTATTAATACCTTCCATGTCGGAACGGTGGCGGTCCCCTGATTTAACATAAAGTATGAGCTCCTTAGATTGGACGACTAATCAAAACAGAAGATGATAAAACCTTGTTAAACAATAAAAGTCAACAAATAATATAATGAACTTTATATTAAGCAATAAATTATTTAATAATTTTAATAATTTGATTTTAATTAACTGTTACTTATAAATTTTAGCAATAATTCATTAAATTTTTTCGGATATTCGAATTGTGGCAAATGTCCGCAGGAATCAAAAATTGATAATTGAGAATTTTTTATTAATTTATGAGCTTTTATAGCATGACTAACATAAATTATAATATCATTTTTACCCCAAATGATTAAAACAGGAGCCCTTATTTTTTCTGCGTCTTTCGCAATACTTCGTACAATTCTTCTTCTAAAACCAAAAATATTGATAGCTGCTCGACAAACATTTAAAAGGGTTTTGCCCATTTCAGGGTGTAATGAATAAGTATATAATTTATTTGCAAGTCCACTTAAATCTAAATTTTGATGGTATACATTTCTTCTTAAGGCACTGAAAAGACCTCTTTTATTTGGCCGAATAAAGAACTCACCCACAAAAGGCAAAGAGAAAATTCTGAAATGGATTGGAATTTTTCTTGAAAATCCAG of Pigmentibacter sp. JX0631 contains these proteins:
- the rpsL gene encoding 30S ribosomal protein S12 — encoded protein: MPTINQLVASGRKPNPYRSKSPALKECPQRRGVCTRVYTTTPKKPNSAIRKVAKVRLTTGIEVISYIPGEGHNLQEHSVVLVRGGRVKDLPGVRYHIVRGALDTTGVAKRRQSRSLYGAKRPKGGAAAAEPAKKGKK
- the rpsG gene encoding 30S ribosomal protein S7, yielding MARRRRPIKREVLPDPVFGDILVTKFINCMMEDGKKSAAEKIFYGAIEIVSQKTQGEEAIAVFKRALENLKPQVEVRTRRVGGSNYQIPVEVRPERRQALALRWLISYSRLRNEKSMRDKLAAEIVDAANRRGAAIKKREDVHKMAEANKAFAHYRF
- a CDS encoding ABC transporter substrate-binding protein, translated to MKLKNLCFLILLLLSQLSFAEEKKNFGKIYARADLWCPFNCKHNDENPGYLVEILQKAFGKENIKYETMNWARAISETRSGTYDLIIAASKDDAPDFPLSIQIGKSRNCFFALEKRNIKFVDLKSLEKLKLGVAKDYSYYKELDEYIAKNKENENKINESFGDIVLEKFITKLTQQEIDAFVEDPVVVKYFLKQNQDITVQIKTIGCGNTTDLYFGFAPNKKESTERILQVNKTVKEMIKSGEMEKLVKKYGILKWY
- a CDS encoding branched-chain amino acid transport system II carrier protein, whose translation is MLNQGTATVPTWKVLIAGFAAFAMFFGSGNLVFPLKMGSDTQSNWIFSAVGLSITGVVVPLLGLVALTFLKGSQDAFFRWFGKKGAWILPFLILLLIGPFGVVPRCITVGYGAWQSFAPSTPLWIFALCCVGVILLATISDRKIVDIIGKYFTPFKLGALALVIGGSLYFATSSSEVLIATSQTTPLNAFKAGFFEGYNTMDLMAAIFFGVSLVYYFKPENSDKIPYKSTLLAMSLGMFLLMLVYIALVYLGAAYSSQVSHLPGPQILPNIARIALGEASDYLISFTLVVSCLTTAVALTSVSVDFLKSKIKPLNGRRTLTLLLCLAVTYVIALTDFTGIMAFMAPILEFFYPVIIVLAIVNIVVSLVKNYKQKLKDESQKEAA
- a CDS encoding alpha/beta fold hydrolase, which translates into the protein MSTMNDRYILINGYNTRYWKIGEEKTVLLLLHGFAFSIEIWEHNISELSKHYTVVALDLLGFGLTDKPKKKQKVEVYPQFVSDFLIALGIDKVHLVGHSMGGLIATRFCELNPDKVHSLTLISSAGFSRKIPIHFRIFSLPFVGEFFIRPNKRGLFSALRRNVYHQNLDLSGLANKLYTYSLHPEMGKTLLNVCRAAINIFGFRRRIVRSIAKDAEKIRAPVLIIWGKNDIIIYVSHAIKAHKLIKNSQLSIFDSCGHLPQFEYPKKFNELLLKFISNS